A section of the Amblyomma americanum isolate KBUSLIRL-KWMA chromosome 2, ASM5285725v1, whole genome shotgun sequence genome encodes:
- the LOC144119313 gene encoding cytochrome P450 2B11-like — translation MVKQFHRLENWIAEAEGQPMSLQRPLQDCAAHIAAALLYGSGLPEDTLALRQMTDLIEKLRIALFEGPPFSFVPLCVRHIFERFPFTRYGRLRKAIHDFDMFTIRHMDDPAWIQKEETDKNFIRSYMRMTEKANNEKHSMFQHRFLVGTAQNLIVGGTFTTATRAQLHFLNFAVHQDTIQTRVQREIDAAVGQHRTPTWEDRKKMPFTLACVWEMERWKTSGALVVPRQASKDLIVDNFFIPKGTAIFFNLWAVLNNPAHWKEPHRFNPSRYFNNDESMVPKKPLHFIPFSIGRRACPAGKFAITQIFLLITIVLQKYHVVLDQPLQHDFDDPELPLRKLKDVRFRFLPRNYM, via the exons ATGGTG AAACAGTTCCACCGGCTGGAAAACTGGATTGCCGAGGCTGAGGGCCAGCCGATGTCACTGCAGCGGCCACTTCAAGACTGTGCTGCCCACATCGCAGCGGCTCTTTTGTACGGCTCTGGACTCCCCGAGGACACTTTAGCTCTGCGCCAGATGACCGACCTGATCGAGAAGCTGCGCATTGCGCTGTTCGAAGGACCACCCTTCAGTTTTGTCCCGCTATGTGTGCGGCATATTTTTGAGCGCTTCCCATTCACTAGATACGGGAGGTTGCGCAAAGCTATACATGACTTCGATATGTTTACTAT TCGACATATGGATGATCCTGCGTGGATACAGAAGGAAGAAACAGACAAGAACTTCATTCGATCCTACATGAGGATGACTGAGAAGGCAAATAACGAGAAGCATTCAATGTTCCAAC ACCGCTTTCTCGTCGGCACAGCACAAAACCTCATTGTGGGTGGCACGTTCACAACAGCAACCAGGGCACAACTGCACTTCCTGAACTTCGCTGTTCACCAGGACACCATACAGACTCGCGTTCAGAGAGAAATCGATGCTGCAGTCGGTCAGCATAGAACACCGACCTGGGAGGACCGAAAGAAAATGCCATTCACTCTGGCGTGCGTATGGGAAATGGAACGCTGGAAGACTTCAGGGGCTCTTGTAGTCCCGAGACA AGCCAGCAAGGATCTCATTGTAGACAACTTCTTTATTCCGAAAGGGACAGCCATTTTTTTCAACCTGTGGGCCGTGCTCAATAATCCAGCACACTGGAAAGAGCCGCATCGGTTCAACCCGAGTCGATATTTCAACAACGATGAATCTATGGTACCCAAAAAACCTCTGCACTTCATTCCTTTCTCGATAG GCCGAAGAGCGTGTCCCGCCGGGAAGTTCGCTATCACGCAGATTTTCCTGCTCATCACGATTGTCCTGCAAAAGTACCACGTGGTGTTGGACCAACCACTGCAACATGACTTCGACGATCCAGAGCTGCCACTGCGCAAGCTGAAGGATGTCCGCTTCCGGTTCCTGCCCCGGAACTACATGTAG